One window of the Eucalyptus grandis isolate ANBG69807.140 chromosome 8, ASM1654582v1, whole genome shotgun sequence genome contains the following:
- the LOC104440226 gene encoding 12-oxophytodienoate reductase 3-like: protein MTDLFSPYKMGKFNLSHRVVLAPLTRSRALNGLPQPALAEYYGQRSTEGGLLISEATPIAQEGIGFPHVPGIYTEEQIEAWKKVVDAVHAKGSLIFCQLWHAGRASHKIYQPGEGAPISSTNRSISENWKILMPDGTKNNFSKPRALETCEIPKVVEQFRQAAINSIRAGFDGIELHAAHGYLIDQFLKDGINDRTDEYGGSIENRCRFLMEIVQVVVAAIGSDRVAVRISPVINFVNAMDSDPLNLGLAVIRQLNTFQADMGTELAYLHVTRPRFMPSPEQIGTENEEAKLMLTLRRAYQGTFMSAGGFTRELGMTAIADRDADLIAYGRIFIANPDLVNRFKINAPLNEYVRETFYTHDPVVGYTDYPFLDQESNDEDSDMTKVCS from the exons ATGACGGACCTCTTCAGTCCATACAAGATGGGCAAATTCAACCTCTCACACAG GGTGGTGCTCGCGCCTCTGACCAGATCCCGAGCCTTGAACGGATTGCCACAGCCAGCGCTGGCTGAGTACTACGGACAGCGGTCGACGGAGGGAGGTCTTCTCATCAGTGAAGCCACACCCATCGCTCAAGAGGGAATTGG GTTTCCACATGTTCCTGGAATTTACACCGAAGAACAAATCGAAGCTTGGAAGAAAGTGGTGGATGCTGTTCATGCCAAGGGTAGCCTAATTTTCTGTCAATTGTGGCACGCTGGTCGGGCATCCcacaaaa TATATCAGCCTGGTGAGGGTGCACCAATTTCGTCAACCAACCGGTCCATATCGGAGAACTGGAAAATACTCATGCCTGATGGaaccaaaaacaatttctccaAACCTCGAGCCTTGGAAACATGTGAAATTCCGAAGGTTGTCGAGCAATTTCGTCAGGCAGCAATCAACTCCATCCGAGCAG GTTTCGATGGGATCGAGCTCCATGCGGCACATGGCTATCTCATTGATCAATTTCTAAAGGATGGAATCAATGATAGAACAGATGAATATGGcggttcaattgaaaataggTGCAGATTCTTGATGGAAATTGTCCAAGTGGTAGTTGCAGCTATTGGCAGTGATCGCGTTGCAGTTAGAATTTCACCTGTGATCAATTTCGTCAATGCCATGGATTCTGATCCACTCAACCTAGGACTCGCAGTGATCAGACAACTTAACACATTCCAAGCTGATATGGGAACAGAACTTGCTTATCTCCATGTAACTCGACCTCGATTTATGCCATCTCCTGAACAAATTGGTACTGAAAATGAAGAAGCCAAGTTAATGCTGACTCTGAGAAGAGCTTATCAAGGTACATTTATGTCAGCCGGTGGGTTCACTCGAGAGCTAGGGATGACAGCTATAGCTGACAGAGATGCGGATTTGATAGCATATGGTCGAATTTTCATTGCTAATCCTGACTTAGTAAATAGGTTCAAGATCAACGCACCATTAAATGAGTACGTCCGGGAGACGTTTTATACTCATGACCCTGTTGTTGGATACACAGACTATCCTTTCCTTGACCAAGAAAGTAATGACGAGGACTCTGACATGACAAAAGTTTGTTCTTGA
- the LOC104447386 gene encoding dynamin-2B-like has translation MAEKVEWLNKLRNVVLPSTGGQMKGESGLPLRQSLSDGSLCSCRSSLKIELWWMSQEVRGYVEAVLNSLGANVPKAVVLCQVVKAKEDTLNQLYSSISAQSTARIEELLLED, from the exons ATGGCAGAGAAGGTTGAGTGgttgaacaaattaagaaaTGTTGTCCTGCCTTCTACTGGAGGTCAAATGAAGGGAGAATCTGGGCTCCCCCTCCGGCAAAGCCTCTCCGATGGTTCTCTG TGTTCCTGTAggagttctttgaagatagaacTTTGGTGGATGTCCCAAGAAGTTCGTGGTTATGTCGAAGCAGTTCTCAACAGCCTTGGTGCTAACGTTCCAAAA GCCGTGGTACTTTGCCAAGTAGTGAAAGCCAAAGAGGACACGCTCAATCAATTATACAGTTCGATCAG TGCTCAAAGCACAGCAAGAATTGAAGAACTGCTTCTAGAGGATTAG